From the genome of Pseudomonas mohnii:
ATGTCGCCTGCTGGTGGAGCGCCATGCTGGCGAAGTGCCGCAGACCCGAGAGGAACTAGAAGCGCTGCCCGGTGTTGGCCGCAAGACCGCCAACGTGGTGCTCAACACAGCATTCCGCCAACTGACCATGGCTGTGGACACCCATATTTTCCGAGTCAGCAACCGCACCGGCATTGCGCCGGGCAAGAATGTGGTCGAGGTCGAGAAAAAACTGATGAAATTCGTGCCCAAGCAATACCTGCTCGATTCCCATCACTGGCTGATCCTTCACGGGCGCTATGTTTGCCTGGCTCGCAAGCCCCGCTGCGGCAGTTGTCGCATCGAAGACCTGTGCGAATACAAGCACAAGACCTCCGACGATTGAGGCACTATTGGATTTATTGATATATCGATTGAAAAAATCTTTTTTACCCGCCGGGAGATTGTCGATATAAGGAGCCCCAAAGGCAGTCTTAGCCTGGAGTAACTAAATGAGCACTGGCAAAGAGCAATTGGACGTAGAAGACGACTTTACCCCCATTGAGGCCGATGACGCTGA
Proteins encoded in this window:
- the nth gene encoding endonuclease III, with product MNAAKRLEIFRRLHEDNPEPKTELAYSSPFELLIAVILSAQSTDVGVNKATAKLFPVANTPAAIYALGVDGLSEYIKTIGLYNSKAKNVIETCRLLVERHAGEVPQTREELEALPGVGRKTANVVLNTAFRQLTMAVDTHIFRVSNRTGIAPGKNVVEVEKKLMKFVPKQYLLDSHHWLILHGRYVCLARKPRCGSCRIEDLCEYKHKTSDD